In Marinobacter sp. M3C, the genomic stretch CCACGGCCGTGTTCGCCGGCCCGAGCTGCTTCAATAGCCGCGTTCAACGCCAACAGATTGGTCTGCTCCGTCACCGCATGAATCACGTCCAGCACTTTCTGAATATTGTCTGAGCGCTCCGCGAGTGAGTTAATAGTGGTGGCACTGGCCTGGATTTCGTCGGAAAGCTGATGCACGGCTTGCTGCGCCGAAGCGATGGTCTTACCGCCTTCCCGAGCCATGCGATCGGCATCGGATGCGGAACTTTCAACATCGTTGGCGTTGCCGGAAATCTGCTGGATAGTCGCCACCATTTCATGGATCGCAGATGCAATCTGATCGGTTTCCGAACCCTGCCGCTGAACCGAAGCGCGGGTTTCATTGGCCACGCTGCTCAGCTCTTCCGCAGCGGAAGCCACCTGATCGGTGGTAGCCGATACCTGCCGAATGGTTTCCTGAATTTTGATCACAAAGGTATTAAAGCGGCGTCCCAGTTCCGCCAGCTCGTCGTTGCCCTCGGCGGGCAGACGCTTGCGCAGGTCACCATCGCCGTTGGCGATGTCTTCCATCAGGTCGCTTACAGTCTTCAATGGTCCGGTCACCGTGCGCCCCACAAACACACCAATAAACACGGCAAGCAGCACAATAACCGCCGTGGCCAGGGCAATAAACGCAAGGGCTTCAGCCAGCTTGGCATCGAGGTTGGTTCTTATAACGGCCAGCTGCCGATCGATATCGGTCACGTAAACACCGGCACCCAGCATCCAGTCCCAGTCGGGTATGGTCACGGTGTAAGAAACCTTTGGCTCCTTCTCACCACTGGCCGGATTCGCCCAGTCATAGCCAAGAAAGCCATCGCCGTTGGTCGCATCAAATAAAGACCGCACAACACTAATGGTGGTCGGGCTAGACACAACACCTTCTTTACTTGGGTCAGGGGCATAAGCAAGATTTCTAAACTGGCCAGGGCCGGTGCGCTCGTAGGCGTAAATATAGTTATTGCTGTCAAAACGGATGGCCCGCAGCTGGTTTGCGACCGCCTCCTTAGCCTCACGCTCGGTCAGTAAGGGGTTGTTTTTAGCCTCCAGAGCTACGATCTTGGCTACCTCTACCAGCGTTTTTAGCCCGTCTTTCCGGGATTCAAGCAGGCTCTCTTCCAGCTGCGCAAGTTGGCCAAGTTGGCGTTGTTCGTTGCTACGGAGCTGTTCAAAGCTGATGAAACTAATCGCCGCAGCAGTGAGAAAAACAGGAATCAGAGCGATAAGTAAGAGGCGTGTGCGAACGCGAAGGCGGCTTAGCAGGTCCATTAAAATGCATCCTTTCATTAAAATTGACTATTAATTTTACCATCACATTAAGTGGCTTAGCCTGCAAAGCCAACCCTTTTTAGGTTGGGCGGGCGATAATCCGGATCGCGACGCCAGCGTTCGCCAACCGACTTGTGAAGCCGGGTTTCGATGTCTGGTACCTGCAAAGGCCTAATCAGCGGGCGGGCGAAACGGAATACGTGGCGCCGCGAGTTGTGCAATTTGGCGCGGGCATCGGGCTTGAGTGCTTCAAACAG encodes the following:
- a CDS encoding methyl-accepting chemotaxis protein, with the translated sequence MDLLSRLRVRTRLLLIALIPVFLTAAAISFISFEQLRSNEQRQLGQLAQLEESLLESRKDGLKTLVEVAKIVALEAKNNPLLTEREAKEAVANQLRAIRFDSNNYIYAYERTGPGQFRNLAYAPDPSKEGVVSSPTTISVVRSLFDATNGDGFLGYDWANPASGEKEPKVSYTVTIPDWDWMLGAGVYVTDIDRQLAVIRTNLDAKLAEALAFIALATAVIVLLAVFIGVFVGRTVTGPLKTVSDLMEDIANGDGDLRKRLPAEGNDELAELGRRFNTFVIKIQETIRQVSATTDQVASAAEELSSVANETRASVQRQGSETDQIASAIHEMVATIQQISGNANDVESSASDADRMAREGGKTIASAQQAVHQLSDEIQASATTINSLAERSDNIQKVLDVIHAVTEQTNLLALNAAIEAARAGEHGRGFSVVADEVRQLARRSAESADQIREMIDGFVTESRAAAERMNQSRERSTETIERISHAAQALATIETSVGQIHDQITQIATASEQQSQVAEEINQNVVRIVDAAQQSDTGVGQTHEASHELARLSESLRHLIGNFKV